The DNA region aattttatatacgggGTAGTAGACAATGCCTTGGCaattatagaaaatgttttagtcattcgaaaaaatatatatcaagaACCGAATATTGAGTTAAAATTTCTTGTTCACTTGGTTATTTTGAATCTGGAAATcgatttgataaaaacaattgtacgaataactaaaaacaaaatctgaaattataaaaatggtcAAACTtgactaaacaattttttctaaagtcTTATGAAACATGTTATACAAAAGGTTATACTTTTTACCACgtttagaaaaaaatctttgaaaatagTACAGTgacgtatttattatattaaaaatcaatattctttaataaaagataTGTGGGCTGGTCGGACTGATTAGAGGAGATTATTTGGTTTTGTCGCGTTTAGCACGCGGTTCGTCTTCGCAGGCGAGTCGGCGAATTTTTATTACAGGTTGAGGTATTGTATCACTGCCTatgttattacatattaaagtaTCTTAAAACATACCCTACTAGTCCACGGTTTGTCTTCCCAAACATTAAACACAGCATTTTCTTCGGCTGCATCGGCCAAGTACATTTGAGCATAAAAATCTTCCTCATTTTCCTTGTATTCATCAtcaatctttttaataattctttgagATACGGTCATACCTAAACAACCAAAAAAAGTGTTGTTAAAGTTCCATACAATTCATTGATTTAATTACCATCAACAAGTGGAAGTTTCAGTGTACTTTGTACTGCAGGACGTCCTGCAGTTTTGGGAAGTGGTATACCTCTTGCTCTACCTCTGCCAGCTCTTGGAAGTTTGCACACACCCGCTCCTCCTGGAGCAGCGCACGGAGCTGGACCAGCACACGGACCTGGACTTGGAGCTCGTGATGGACCAGCAACAGGAGACGTTGGACGACCAGGACTCGGAGCCCTTGATGGACCAGCTACTGGAGAAGTGTATGCTCCAGCAACTGGAGTGGTTGGACGACCGGGACTCGGGGCTCTTGATGGACCAGCTACTGGAGAAGTGTATGCTCCAGCAACTGGAGTGGTTGGACGACCGGGACTCGGGGCTCTTGATGGACCAGCTACTGGAGAAGTGTATGCTCCAGCAACTGGAGTGGTTGGACGACCGGGACTCGGGGCCCGTGACGGTCCAGCCACTGGAGAAGTGTATGGTGCAGCCACTGGAGTGGTTGGACGACCAGGACTCGGGACCCGGGAAGGACCGGCTACTGGAGAAGTGTATGGTGCAGCCACTGGAGTGGTTGGACGACCAGGACTCGGGACCCGGGAGGGACCGGCTACTGGAGAAGTGTAGGGGACAATTGAAGTAGTTGGTGGAGGGCCAGCTACTGGACTGGGAGCCCGTGCACATGGGCCAGGTATTCCTAACCCTCTAGTAGGAATTCCTCTTCCTGGAATTCCTGTTGGAGCTGCTATACGGCTCCCAGGAGGAGGAATTCCGCCTCTTGCAGAAGGTTGAGGTATTCCTCTAGAAGGTTGAGGTATTCCTCTAGTAGGTAGTCGGCATGGTGCTGCTCCAGCCGTGGGTTGAGGTATTCCTCTAGTAGGTAGTCGACATACTGCTGCCCCAGCCGTGGCGGCAGAAGGTTGAGGTTGAGGTATTCCTGCAGTAGGTAGTTGACATGGTGCTGGCCCAGCCGTGATAGCCAGGGGTGCTTTACGCTTTAGAGGACAAACAGCCCCGGGCCTAGGAATACGTTCCATTGATATGGATACTGGAGGACTAGGCGGTGCATCGCAAGGTGCTGGACCAGCCGCTTGGGCCGCCGGTGCTTTACGCCTTAGTTGACAAACAGGTCCGGGGGGTTTAGGTCGATCCATTGGCATACTGGAATCAACTGCTGAGCTACTTTGTGCATCGCAAGGTGATATACGCGGTTGCTAAAATgagttatttacattaaaattacaaatgatatagTGTATAAGTACAGGTGCTGGACGAGGCGGTTGTGGTTCTGGCGGCTTTATGATAACTTCGACTTGGGCAGGTGCTCCTTCCGTCGCCACATTAACATGTGAAGTAGTGGCCGTTGACGTAGCAGTCACTACGATTCTCTGATccctgttaaatttatttaattgaaaaaacgagatattgaaattaaactcCCTCACTGTTCGGTATCTGAAGAAGCTGGTTGTGCGGAAACCGTTATTTCCCCTGGGGGAGCTTCCGATGGCGGCATGTCTGTAATGGCTGGTGGACGCAAGACACTTTTTCCAAAACCTGGAGGCCGCAAACCGAATCTTGCGGGTCCTTTACCTACTCCCGGTTTTCTTGGAACAAGTGTGGTGACGGGAGCTGCTGGTGCTGCTGATGCTGCTGACGCTGACATTTCGGATGATGCTACTTCTGATATTTGGGGCAACGCTCTTGACGCTCCTGCTCTTGGCAAACGACACACCCCTCCTGCTTGTGGTATTGCACCAGGTCTTGCAGCCGGTGCTTGTTCCCGCGGTCGTCCTCTCATTGTTTGTGGTGTAgctaaatagtaaaaaatatttagtattatataGATTACTGTATACTGATTATATTACCTCCTGGTATTGCACTAGAAGGAAGTCGACTGGACGCTGGCTTTTTCACAGTAGTGGGTGGTGCAGCAGGACGTTTGGGTCGTTGTGGTGTTACAGCAGATGGTGGTGGTGGTCGCATCGAACCCGGACGTTTTGCTGCTGACGGCGGACCAGGAGGCCTTGGAACCGGTGGACCTGGTCGTTTACAGGTAGGAGTTCGCTGACGTCTGCGACCGAAATTAGGTTTAGGTATCCCTTTGCCTGGTTGTCCCTTAACGACACCAGCAGCTTGTgcctaaaattcaattttaaacaatttaaaaatgaatatattcgAAAAAATAATCCTTACCTGAGCGACAAAGGCAGCTATCTCACGATCTTCTTCTTCCATGGCCTTGATCATAGCTTCGTAAGTTAGTCTGTCAGCCTCTTCTTGTAGTCTGTCTATTTCATCCAATGCCGCTTGGTTAACTGTTGGTTGTGGAAACTCCATAGGACCTGTAGCGTCTTCAGCTATTGTTGCAAGAGCGCCTGTGTTAGGCAAATCGCATACTTCACCACCACCGAAATCGGTTGCAGCTGTTTCCAAAAGTCCGCCGCCCATTGGATCTAATTGTTGCATGGTACGAGGACTTTGTTGCATGGTACGTGGACTTTGTTGCATGGTACGAGGACTTTGTTGCATGGTACGAGGACTTTGTTGCAAGGTACGAGGGCTTTGTTGCATGGTACGTGGACTTTGTTGCATAGTACGAGGACTTTTAGCACTTGGAATTTTTCCTAAAGGACCTTCGTCGTCTGCAAAAGGATCATAATCTAATGGGGTGGCGGCAAAGGTCTGTTGAGgtatagttaaaatttttggcACGGTATCTATTCTTTCTGGCATACTCCATATAGTATCTGGCTTTGGAATTTCAATCTCAAAGGGGCTTTCGTTCTCTTGGACTGGTAAAACGCATTGATCATCTGCGGATCCGACAAAATCGGCACCTAAATAATCACCAAAATCTCCACCTAAGTCACCACCTAAATCACCATCTAAATCGCATATATCGTCAGTTATTTCGGGTATAGATGTATCTAAGAGTCCACCGTCCATTCCACCTATATTTCCAAGAGGATCCATCTGAAATGGATCATATGGACCTTGTTCCATCTCACATACATCTGGTTGCGTGGCATCCATACTCTGTTGCATAATACCAGGACTTTGTTGCATGGTACGTGGACTTCGTGGTGCTATACCCGGACTTCGTGGTGCTATACCCGGACTTCGTGGCATGGCACGTGGACTTTGTGGTGCAATAACTGGACTGCGTGACATGGCACGCGGACTTTGTGGTGCAATAACTGGACTTCGGGCCATAGCACGTGGGCTTTGTGGTGCAATACCTGGGCTTCGTGACATGGCGCGTGGACTTTGTGGTGCAATACCTGGACTTCGCGACATGGCACGTGGACTTTGTGGTGCAATACCTGGACTTCGTGACATGGCACGTGGACTTTGTGGCATGGCACTTGATATTTGTCCTCTTGGACCTTGGTCATCCGCAAATGGATCGTAATCTAATACCATGGGAGGTGGACTTCGGGGCATAGCACGTTGAGGCATCGCGCACTCACCGGCATCTGCATCTAAATCCATCAAATCGGGAAGAGATGTATCCAATAATTCACCACCCATTTCATCCAGATTGCCCAGAAATGGGTCTGGTTCCAAGGCCTCTGGACGTTGTTCCATCGCACAAACATCTTGTTGCAAGGAATCCGGTACTTGAAGTTGGGAAAATACATCGTCTGGTATATCGAATGCATCATCAGCAGGTGCGACTAAATCACAAACATCGTCACCCAATTCAGGAGCCAATTCATCCAAAAAATCATCGCCTATTGCATCAAAGTTGCCATATGCATCCATCTGAAATGGATCTGGTGGAATGGCATCTGGACCTTGTTCTATGGCACATACATCTTCTTGTACGGCATCCACTTCTTGTGGTATGGAGCGTAGACTTTTGAGCATGGTACTTTGAGGTAAAGTGGGTACATCACCGGAACCGGGAAGTGTATCAATAAGTCCACTATAGTAATCATAAGGATCCAACCCACCATATGGATCAGGTGCAATTTTTCCTAAAGGACCTTCGTCGTCTGCAAAAGGATCATAATCTAGCGCCGTAGCACCTACATCTTGTTCCAAAGGACACACATCTTGTGACATAGTAGGTAAACTTTGTGGCATGGTAGGCATACTTCGTGGCATGGCAGGCATACTTAGTGGCATGGTAGGAGGCATGCTTATTGGTACGGTAGGTAAACTTTGTAGCATGGCAGGTATGCTTTGTACTGTGGGATCAGTAACTTTTCCTAAAGGACCTTCATCATCTGCAAAAGGATCATAATCTAGCCCCATGGCACCCCCCATGGCACCCAAATCTTGTTGCATAGCACACTCATCTTGTTGAATTGTTTGTTGCATTTCTTGTTGCATTGCTTGTTGCATTTCTTGTTGCATGGCATATGGGTCTATATCGTCACGCTGGGGGCATTCAAAACCTTTGGCTTTTGCCTaaaagtaaatgttaaaaataaacaatggttAAATACCCAATTCTTACGGAAGCTAAAAACGCAGCTATTTCTCGATCTTCTTCTTCCATAGCCTTAAGCATAGCTAGTTGAGCAGCTTCTTCATCAAGATTATCCAACCGAactatagtattttttttggTTTCTGCTGCTGTTGGTTTTTTTCGACTCGTTTTTGTTTTACTTGCTAACCGTGATGTAGTTCGAGGTATTGCCCCCTTTTTCTTCGCTTCTGCAGCTGATGCCGCTGAAGCAGCCTCTTTTGCAGcctaaaatttgacaattgtgaatatttcaaattaatgaaGGATCTTCTAAAAACTTACCCTAGCTTGTTCAACGGCCAACTGGGCAGCTTGCACCGCAGTTTCTGCAGCAGCTTGTCCTCTACGTGCTGCAGTTTTAGGTGGGCATGCCTTTCTCGAAgctaccaattaattaattacatcatGAATTGCAACcttcaaaaacaaaagaacCTACCAGCTCGCTTCGCAAATGTCTCGTTTTGCGAAGCCCTTTGTTGCTTACGGCATTCCTGCTCTTTGGCCTTCTTCTTCTGATCCTCCTTTTTTCCACCTCCCCACAGACGGGCTCTCTTGACCGGTTCCTTCTCGGTTTTAAGTTGATAATTTCTAAATGGGCAAGTGCTCCTCTCCAAGATCTGGGATGAGGAAGCCGTGAGGAGCGGCGTAATGAAATTCTTCTCCGAGCAGTCACAGTGATTGGTCAGTCTCGGCAAGCTCTTGCATTGCAGTCGAAGAACATCGGAGCGGTAAGTGCCGCCTCTCGGTCGCAGGTCGATGGACACTTCCATGTTGCTATCGCTACTGCTGTTCTTAAGTGATATGGCTGATTGAGATTCACAGCTGGCCCCTCCTCTAAGACGAAGCTGAATCGGCACTTCTTCAATCATACCAAAATCCATATGCTtgtttatgtacaaaatgtctGAAGCGTAAATGATGTGGTGAAAATACAGAAAAGTAAATGAGAAAAGCGTTTACCTAAAACCAGATTAGACTGGTTGTTAGAGCTGTCACATAGCACCGAGTAAAAACCTTCGCCGGCATTCAACTCTGATTTATACGTAAAGTTTGCGGatttgtagtttttaatttgagaATCACTTTTCGATTTTACATCGCTGTGGgcacttttatttttcattttaaacgaAGATTTTACTCCTAAAATCAATGTTTCATTATAGAGAGAAAATCATTGagtaaatggaaataaattaccAACCTTCAACTGATGACAAATGGGGTGGAATTCCTGCAAGAAAATAGTCAATATATAGTTGTCGAACGAAGGGAAAAACACTTGCCTATTTGATGAAGATCTATTTTTGATTCTCCTATTCTATtgaaattcaaagatttaagtataaaaatgtgGCATAAAAACACTTTACCTTCTCTCTTTTCTTGGGCCCGGCACGGAATTACTGCATATAGTtctgttaaaaacaaataatgagtcttaatttttgtacatatatttaatatttaccgtCTGATACTATACGAGGTCCGCATGCTATCCTCGGTGGGTCTATAATAGTAtagatattgaaataaataatatatggggggtatttgtgtatatttaataacatttctgTTGCGCATTTCATACTTACGTGGTTCAGTTGGACACACTATAagataattgtataatatttactgtaGGATAGTAATTTACTGATACTTACAACAAGTTTCAGGCCGAAGTccacctaaaatattaattttattagtttcataTATGGTATATTTGTATATCAATTATTACCTCCCATACAAGATTCTTCATCATCCCATCCATTGCCGGCGTTACAATCTATAAACAATTTGGTTAAGgagaaaaaatgtaacaataaaattttatgtaacttaCCACAAACTCTGGGTCTTTGCGGTTCTTCATAAGCTTGTgctatattttgttttaatagagATCGTAAAAATTGTCCTATACTTCATTCGTTTTAATTACgtgattattttcataaatcgAATGAGGTATGGGTAGGTAGATATAAAATGATAGAATAGAAGAAACAAGAAACagacaacaaaatattgaaataaatagaataaacagTAAACTTACCGTTACTCTCAGCATCtgaataaactaatataaaatcttaaaaagctTGCCCTgactaagaaaataattaaacttaccATCATAAGTGTTGCCACCTGCAACTGAAGAGAGAAAAAGTGTTAATAGAAAATGAAATAGATAAGAGATGCAACAGACAGTTTCGATATTTCAGATAATTCTGAATTATAAAGGTAAACTAGTCAAAGTGCTTACGTTGTTGGGGACCTGCCGCTTGGGACAtttctgtaataaaatgtttaaaatgatttaatgtttttggcaGATTAGATttgtaatgttaaaaatgctTACGTTGTGGAGGACCTGCCATTGCGGACATTTCTGTAATATAGatgtttaaaatgatttaatgttttaacagatTAGATttgtaatgttaaaaatgctTACGTTGTGGAGGACCTGCCATTGCGGACATTTCTGTAATATAGatgtttaaaatgatttaatgtttttacagattagatttgtaatattaaaaatgcttACGTTGTGGAGGACCTGCCATTGCGGACATTTCtgtaatataaatgattaaaatgattaaaatgatttaatgtttttaacagATTAGATTTGTAATGTTAAACATGCTTACGTTGTGGAGGACCTGCCATTGTGGacatttctataatataaatgattaaaatgatttaatgtttttaacagattagatttgttatattaataattctcaCGTTGTGGAGGACCTGCCATTACGGGCATTTCTGtaatataagtatttaaaatgatttgatGTTATTCAAAGATGTAAAAATGCTTACGTTGTGGACCAGCTCCTATTGCACacatttctataatataaatatttaaaatatttgatgttagaaaaaatattaaatttaataatgacacAATTCTTACGTTGTGGAGGACCAGCCATTGCAGACATTTctataatatgaatatgttGAACGATGAATGATGAATGGTGATGTTAAAATACTCACGTTGCGGAGAACCTCCCATTGCAGACATttctgtaatataaaaatattaaacgataAATGATGAACGAAGTTAAAATACATACGTTGTGGAGAACCCGATATTGTAGATATTTctgtattgtaaaaatattaaacgatgAATGATGAACAATGTTAAAATACTCACGTGAGGAGTCCGCCATTGTAGACactgtaaaattaatgtttaaaatgatttgATGTTAAGAAAGTTATAAACTTAGAAGTGAAACAGCAAACTCCCTCGACTGATCCGTAAGAGAAAATATACCTACCTTGTTGAGCTTGTTGAGCTTGACCAGCTTCTATCATTTCAATTAATCCTGtcatataaatacattaaatttttaataataaacaacagaaaaataGTTACGTTGTTGACCTGTCCTTGAAGAGAGATCTACAATAGTGGTATTAGCAAAACACtatattcaaacattttaaattaagtacctTGTACAGGACGAGCACCTTGTggaaaatctgaaaattctttaaatgtcTCTCAGTAGAGATTAATCAaacaaatgattaaaatactaaCGTTGTATAGGACGTGAGCCTCCGTCACCTATTACAGCGTcactcataaaaatattaaattatttcttgttaataatgttataactCTCTTGACTGATTCGAAAGAGAAAATATACTTACCTTGTTGCGTTTGACCAATTTCATTAAATCCTATCATgcaagtattttatattttaaatggtacACGACAGAAAAAATACTTACGTTGTTGGCCTGCCGTTGGAGTAAGATCTACAATAGGGGTATCAGCGAGATACTACatgtaaaatcttaaaattaattaccttgtACAGGAAAAACATTTTGTGGTAAATCTGAAAATCCTTTGGAGTGTTTCTTATcagtaaacattaaataaacaaattattaagataCTAACGTTGCAGAGGACATGAGGCGTCTCCTCTTGCAACAGGACCTATTAATAGTGAAAATTGTTGTTGGTAAGCAAaagactataaaatatttgataaactaTTTACGTTGTGGAGGAAGAGGACCTGCAATTTTTTTGGAAACACTTCATTTTAATAGTTgtcaattgaattattaaaatgcttACGTTGTAAAGGACATGAACCACCCTGAGGAGGAGGTGGAGGTCTATACAGTGGCCCTAGATATTTGATCGCAAAGTGgtataagaataaattgaaataatataaaatacgtacttcgcttaaatttatatcttggGTCTTCTACAATCGAAAACCACTAAATTTCACAaccagtaaataaaattaaaaatacatacgtTGTTCTAGGGCAACCTGTCCAAAACCAAAATCAGGATTCgtgaattctaaaataatttaaagtgaaATCCGATTTAATATTAGACAGACACAAAT from Aethina tumida isolate Nest 87 chromosome 1, icAetTumi1.1, whole genome shotgun sequence includes:
- the LOC109599432 gene encoding uncharacterized protein LOC109599432, with the translated sequence MSDEGENPPQGDEAGDIQFDEVQFFAKLTQPLLLALPNGTDRARAAAWAEKLTDPEIASDRIRVEYLKLLIFVLQKGCLTGIFADDPDTYKVLVDFSDSFSINDFARCILEKEVKDKAALLEDELGGKTNAAPIQYDFSEDKKEYCAAQDILNFGVHSYYAFSGEPFPRWQNAENALSFAKCHMNIAADVARRICVCDPDGEQKECRLNDVLEPPKKKHYGLIPPVHPLGERIPEKKGLLPHPLYGSPILDLSTRGTKRTMEIGCPEEEEAPCYSKRADIISRQIEELQCKLHSIREAVGGGCNQQSCVRRRHRRYVAEEEFEFGSLRLRGGAGINEDDVKDVNKSCAELQERIDQLMKSLHETDQQVEEALVNSGIKTNVESNEERKDRAESESSDEDDDGVCDLEDDGDEGIVKFSSMHFFRLQTHNILNTSILRISGGADSKKGCNPSTCKGSTSRANSSGANSSAGEASTMQGPAVNREDLAFHRHVQQNCPVPGADQPQNYIPGEVPSFQRRPNIPGYDQHLARVSEGNYQGYQSPILGLPPPLPPRDNTPVRIPPQYGDAAWQGHVERQQRSRIPVPTQSRQACQRDNSARTPISYNAAAAAQHSQRIAAGRQSMLTRQEMISGAKCSMAGAMRQPSGYNASAVSQHVSRIQSGRPNEQNLPPLDRMLNMDKVMAQPANYNQAAAASHIQRMAETRQGPCQQQRLPGEGLKPDLNDPNYRRQIGYDNQPAQYGDAAWQAHVRRRSQANENAGQACPLQMRPTNPAAAMRQPAGPYNQSAVERHVDRMITARQPPPQQPCAQPGGQIPAQYRDQAWEAHTQRISAAQQRCQVANAPTLTPEQAMRPPGFPYRPEPVEEHVSRIRSASRIPRPCPGGGGGEQSVAMSGDGIPSDMVQRGGYSNTPPSFLRPQNAGYYGSPIDITPRILDFSSPKRGAGRKEGEEYSSDSSYGPGFFTFNLSSMTDSEPEVADVSNMACPNNAGVQNRKNISELAALAGSWTEDIAAGMGRSPGLGPFADQQFTNPDFGFGQVALEQQDPRYKFKRRPLYRPPPPPQGGSCPLQRPLPPQRPVARGDASCPLQRFSDLPQNVFPVQDLTPTAGQQRFNEIGQTQQDFPQGARPVQDLSSRTGQQRLIEMIEAGQAQQAQQVSTMADSSQISTISGSPQQMSAMGGSPQQMSAMAGPPQQMCAIGAGPQQMPVMAGPPQQMSTMAGPPQQMSAMAGPPQQMSAMAGPPQQMSAMAGPPQQMSQAAGPQQLAGGNTYDVYSDAESNAQAYEEPQRPRVCDCNAGNGWDDEESCMGGGLRPETCLCPTEPHPPRIACGPRIVSDELYAVIPCRAQEKREGESKIDLHQIGIPPHLSSVEGVKSSFKMKNKSAHSDVKSKSDSQIKNYKSANFTYKSELNAGEGFYSVLCDSSNNQSNLVLDILYINKHMDFGMIEEVPIQLRLRGGASCESQSAISLKNSSSDSNMEVSIDLRPRGGTYRSDVLRLQCKSLPRLTNHCDCSEKNFITPLLTASSSQILERSTCPFRNYQLKTEKEPVKRARLWGGGKKEDQKKKAKEQECRKQQRASQNETFAKRAASRKACPPKTAARRGQAAAETAVQAAQLAVEQARAAKEAASAASAAEAKKKGAIPRTTSRLASKTKTSRKKPTAAETKKNTIVRLDNLDEEAAQLAMLKAMEEEDREIAAFLASAKAKGFECPQRDDIDPYAMQQEMQQAMQQEMQQTIQQDECAMQQDLGAMGGAMGLDYDPFADDEGPLGKVTDPTVQSIPAMLQSLPTVPISMPPTMPLSMPAMPRSMPTMPQSLPTMSQDVCPLEQDVGATALDYDPFADDEGPLGKIAPDPYGGLDPYDYYSGLIDTLPGSGDVPTLPQSTMLKSLRSIPQEVDAVQEDVCAIEQGPDAIPPDPFQMDAYGNFDAIGDDFLDELAPELGDDVCDLVAPADDAFDIPDDVFSQLQVPDSLQQDVCAMEQRPEALEPDPFLGNLDEMGGELLDTSLPDLMDLDADAGECAMPQRAMPRSPPPMVLDYDPFADDQGPRGQISSAMPQSPRAMSRSPGIAPQSPRAMSRSPGIAPQSPRAMSRSPGIAPQSPRAMARSPVIAPQSPRAMSRSPVIAPQSPRAMPRSPGIAPRSPGIAPRSPRTMQQSPGIMQQSMDATQPDVCEMEQGPYDPFQMDPLGNIGGMDGGLLDTSIPEITDDICDLDGDLGGDLGGDFGDYLGADFVGSADDQCVLPVQENESPFEIEIPKPDTIWSMPERIDTVPKILTIPQQTFAATPLDYDPFADDEGPLGKIPSAKSPRTMQQSPRTMQQSPRTLQQSPRTMQQSPRTMQQSPRTMQQSPRTMQQLDPMGGGLLETAATDFGGGEVCDLPNTGALATIAEDATGPMEFPQPTVNQAALDEIDRLQEEADRLTYEAMIKAMEEEDREIAAFVAQAQAAGVVKGQPGKGIPKPNFGRRRQRTPTCKRPGPPVPRPPGPPSAAKRPGSMRPPPPSAVTPQRPKRPAAPPTTVKKPASSRLPSSAIPGATPQTMRGRPREQAPAARPGAIPQAGGVCRLPRAGASRALPQISEVASSEMSASAASAAPAAPVTTLVPRKPGVGKGPARFGLRPPGFGKSVLRPPAITDMPPSEAPPGEITVSAQPASSDTEQDQRIVVTATSTATTSHVNVATEGAPAQVEVIIKPPEPQPPRPAPQPRISPCDAQSSSAVDSSMPMDRPKPPGPVCQLRRKAPAAQAAGPAPCDAPPSPPVSISMERIPRPGAVCPLKRKAPLAITAGPAPCQLPTAGIPQPQPSAATAGAAVCRLPTRGIPQPTAGAAPCRLPTRGIPQPSRGIPQPSARGGIPPPGSRIAAPTGIPGRGIPTRGLGIPGPCARAPSPVAGPPPTTSIVPYTSPVAGPSRVPSPGRPTTPVAAPYTSPVAGPSRVPSPGRPTTPVAAPYTSPVAGPSRAPSPGRPTTPVAGAYTSPVAGPSRAPSPGRPTTPVAGAYTSPVAGPSRAPSPGRPTTPVAGAYTSPVAGPSRAPSPGRPTSPVAGPSRAPSPGPCAGPAPCAAPGGAGVCKLPRAGRGRARGIPLPKTAGRPAVQSTLKLPLVDGMTVSQRIIKKIDDEYKENEEDFYAQMYLADAAEENAVFNVWEDKPWTSRYFPHSMLRFSPRSYDPYRYHMTLSPKTQQIYEEEFKQNVPKTPEKWSFDENLATPPELKTPQRLKVPEVNYRPQIMTEEEMIEKLPSGYQFTPQEVCEREPEEYPKSPEPYEGWSDNLTTPPELLLPPRLYHQKRIEPDYNPQLLSEEEMLKDFKTPPRPIPGFAFNIEPMSEEGDPQKLVVKSDAKEGKSSVNILAEGPPSKVNISIDIPPKTPKPSPKPSSSARKPPISVPKPSVLPPDFKEQLPLAARGSPQSPGSPQAGFMSDMAKQFPSKRPSRSRMQLFIGKKMRPLRGSQKPKGGRIQESPLEQYADKGIEIPSQGAPRSPRAPSPQAQVSAPRAPSPQAQVCERRAPSPQGDMSILAETDEVPVDDESWLPPADWRPPVVTRVTVPLPVEQVSGWLPPTKYQPPSTWTSQPSGADQCVLEDDPLELGDINWVPPPNWRPPGQARPGEEIFESADNLEILGDDEAPLMVSPGYDDPDVCPAPKRKLPRPSGLRPPQASGLRPPQTSGLRPPQTSGLRPPQTSGLRPPQTSGLRPPQTSGLRPPQTSGLRPPQTSGLRPPEATGLRAPQGQCLRAPQASGLRPPQASGLAPPQASGLAPPQASGLRPPQGLRPPQASGLRPPQGLRPPQASGLRPLQTGSEQTPTSVLRATGLRAPQAGAQGRGRCRRR